ACATATGGTGAGTGGCAGGATGGGGCGATTGCTATGGTCGGACCATCTGCCGATAAGCAGCGCCAGAATGACTGCGGCGCACAGCACAGTCGCAAATATCGTGGCGGCGTCATTGTCAGCAAATTCAGGATCTATGCTGCGAAACCACAATAGCAGAAACGCAAACAGCGATGCTTCGGCAATTTGCACCAGCAGGCGCGCCGACCACATCTGCGCGACTGCGGATCGGTTATACTCAGGCTGCGGGTAAGTCGCGTCCTGTTTCTGTCCCTCGCCAATCAGATGCGGCATTTTTTTTGGCCGTCCAACGATCAGTGCCGGGCTGACCATGATAATGACAAGCGCCGAGACGATTGCCAGTCTGCCGCTGTCGCTTGCAAGGCCAGGAAAAGTTATCAATGCACCCGAAATCGCCCCCAGTGCCGGGGCAAATGCAAGCAAACCGCCCAGAAATCCTTTTTGGGCATCGGGAACAGTATCGCCAGCCCATGCCGCTAATGGCGCCAGCATCATGTTGAGACCGAATTGCCAACATGCGATCATGAAGATCATCATGGTTGCGTCAGTGGCGAGCGGCATCAGAGGCAGCATGATGCAGCTCAGAAAGAGGCCGCCTGCAATCCAAGGACGCCGGTTGCGTGTCTTGTCACTCGCCCAGCCAAAAAGGATGTTGGCAATGCTGGCGGTGATCGCGCCTGCAAAGGCAATATGTGCCAACAATTCCAGTGCAGCTTTGCCATTCAGCATCGTGGCCTGGTTGGGCAGCAAGATGGTCAGGAACGGAACATATGCGACCGAGCCGCCAGATACGGCCAAAGCATAAAGATACAGGAAGCGTTTTGACTGCCTGTCCGAACTCAGCTGGTCAGTGGCTGTCATTGCTACCCGGTGGGGCAGTGCTGCTCCGTTCGATCAGTTCGCCTGCAACGATGACCGGATCTTGCGGCTCAGGATCAATGCCGCCGGTGATCAACAGTTCGACGGCTTTCGCAAAGGTCGCTGCGATCGGTTGATCGATGGCGGTGAGTTGCGGCGTTGCAAATCGCACCACGGGGCTGTTGTCGAAACTGATCAGCGACAGCGCATTGGGAACATCAATACCCCGTGCTGCGGCTACATCCAGCACGGCCAGCGCCATCTGATCGTTGCTGGCGATGATGGCGGTTGGTGGTTGCGGCATATCGAGCAGGCTCGCGGCCGCCTGTTCGCCACTTTCATAACTGAAATCGCCTTGGATCAGCAGCCCGTCTGCATCCAATCCGGCATCGCTCATCGCCCTTTGCCATCCCTGCACGCGCCATTCCGAAAGACTATATTCGCGTGCGCCTGCGATGAATCCGATGCGGCGGTGGCCCAATTGGATCAGATACTCGGTCGCCATTCGGGCCGAGCCTTCATCGCCCATGGTCATCGCAATTCCGGGACCCGGCAATATCGAACCGATGCGGGCAAAGGGAATATTACGTTCAGCCAATAGCCGCGTGATTTGCGTGTTTTCAGAGTGTGGAGGCGTCAGAATGATTCCGTCAGGTTGCAATGCAGCGATGGCAGCGCTCAACTCGCGCTCGACATGGTCGCTGTGCGTATCGACCAGCTCGAAGATCATCCGATAACCGTGCTCGGCGCATTTGAGCATGCCTCCCAGCAGCATTTGGCCGACCCAATCGCTGCCTTGGCGCTCCTGCCAATCGGCAATTGTGCGGTCACGATCATTGATCGCAAGGATCAGATAGGAACGCGACCCGCTCATCCGTTGAGCAGCGATGGAGGGCACATAACCGAGCTTGTCGATCGATTCCTGTACGCGCACTTTCATCGCCGGGCGCACATTGGGTTCATTATTGATCACACGGCTGACGGTCTGCAGGGAAACACCTGCATCTGCGGCAACATGCTTGATGGTTACATTCTGGCGGCGTCTGCCCATGATTTATTCGCCCCCTTTGGCACCCTTGATGCAAGCAAGTCCGCTCTCCCTGTCATCTTTGCATTGATAGACACGGATCCAGTCGATCATGAACTCCGCTGGGACGGAGTTCATGATTATTCCCTTGTCATTGTTTTCTTCTGACAATTTCCCTCCGATGGCGAGGTTCGCCATGATGTAGAAGGCCTTGTCAAAAGGCGCAACGGGATTTGATTTTGCGCGTGGAGAGGCCGTATTCCATTGATCCGGGGTGACTTCCCAATAGAGTTTGTTGTCCAGATAGAAGCGCATCAGCCCCTTTGCCCATTCCAGCGTCCAGATGTGAAAATCGTCTGAAGGCAGGGCTTGGTCGGGCAGGGCCACCCGCTGGTGAACATGCTCGTTCTTTGGCGCCTTGTCGCCGAAATGGATGGCGCTGAGTGTGCGATTTTCCCCGACATTGCCCTTACACTCGTCACAGGTCGCGCCGAGGTTGACGGCTTCCAATATGTCGATCTCGCCTGACAATGGCCATCCGCCATAATGATCGTCCGCCGGCATCATCCAGACTGCCGGCCAGGTTCCTTGACCCTTGGGCACTTTGGCGCGGAATTCAAATTTTCCATAGGTCCAGCTGGCAAGCTTGCGCGTGCGTATCTTCCCCGAAGTAAAGGGCTGCGTCTTATTGGGATTGGGCATCGATGCAATTTCAGGCGGACGATCCGGCCCTGTAAAACGCTCTTCAAGCGCCGTCAGGTAAAGCAGGCCGCCGCTCACCCGAATATTCTTCGTCCTGTCAGTGTAGCATTGGCGTTCATTATTGCCGCCGCCCCAGCAGGATTTTTCGGGCTTCCATTTTTTGCGATCAAGTTCCGTTCCGTTGAACTCATCAGACCAGACAAGTTCCCATGCCGGCTTGTCGGCACCGCCTGTTTCCGCCCTCAATGGATGGATCGACAGAGTGGCAACAAGCAGCGCGAAACAATATGATATTCTCATAGCTAGATCCCAATGGCTCCCAAGCAGCGCGAAAGCATGCGTCCTCTTGTCATGCTTCAAAACGAAGAGCGGGCCCCGGTCAATGACAGAGGCCCGCTCGTTACCATATCGGCAAACGGATGCTTAAAAGTCGAACCGCGCCAGGAAGGTGTAGCGCCGGTCATTGCGGAAAGCAGAGCGGGTTGCCCGCGTTCCGTCAAAGTCGATCACTTGCGAGGTTTGGGTGACTTCATCGAGCAGATTGACCCCCTGGATACCCACTTTCACATTCTCGGTCACCTTGAAGAAGATCGAAGCATCCAACTGCCCCGTGCTTTCTCCATAAATGGGCGAGAATGGGAAGATCACGTCCCGCGGTGTTTGCAGGAAGTCAGACCGCCAATTATAGGCGGCGCGCAAACTCAGCGGCCCCTTTTCATAAAAGGCGACGGCATTGACGGTGTGCTTCGAAACGCCGGCCAAAGGCAAACCGCCAGCCAAGGGGCTCTGTTCGGCACCCAGTGATGCGTTGTTGAAATCGCCGGCATCGACATAGGTGTAGGTCAATCCTGCCCCCAAGCCGCTGAGCAATCCGGGCAGGAAGTCATAAGCCTGCTGATAGGCGACCTCGACGCCCTTCAATGTGCCGCCGTCGCTGTTGACCGGCGTATTGAAGATGATGTCGGTGGTGCCAGCGCGGGTTTGGAAAGGACGCACAACCGCACCGCTGTTGATGATGTTTGTGATGTCCTTGACGAAACCGGAAACGGTCAGCGAGCCGACATTAGCCCAATACCATTCGAACGAGAGATCGTAATTCCACGATTCCACCGGGCGAAGGAAGCGGTTGCCCGTGCCGATACC
This portion of the Sphingobium sp. genome encodes:
- a CDS encoding MFS transporter codes for the protein MTATDQLSSDRQSKRFLYLYALAVSGGSVAYVPFLTILLPNQATMLNGKAALELLAHIAFAGAITASIANILFGWASDKTRNRRPWIAGGLFLSCIMLPLMPLATDATMMIFMIACWQFGLNMMLAPLAAWAGDTVPDAQKGFLGGLLAFAPALGAISGALITFPGLASDSGRLAIVSALVIIMVSPALIVGRPKKMPHLIGEGQKQDATYPQPEYNRSAVAQMWSARLLVQIAEASLFAFLLLWFRSIDPEFADNDAATIFATVLCAAVILALLIGRWSDHSNRPILPLTICALVASTGLIVMAISTTLFAGIGGYVIFGLASTVFLSLHASRTLGVLPAPATRGRDLGYFNLTNTVPSIIMPWITLAMVPVYGFNMLFLLLAILSACAAILLAKMPRRPAG
- a CDS encoding LacI family DNA-binding transcriptional regulator, producing MGRRRQNVTIKHVAADAGVSLQTVSRVINNEPNVRPAMKVRVQESIDKLGYVPSIAAQRMSGSRSYLILAINDRDRTIADWQERQGSDWVGQMLLGGMLKCAEHGYRMIFELVDTHSDHVERELSAAIAALQPDGIILTPPHSENTQITRLLAERNIPFARIGSILPGPGIAMTMGDEGSARMATEYLIQLGHRRIGFIAGAREYSLSEWRVQGWQRAMSDAGLDADGLLIQGDFSYESGEQAAASLLDMPQPPTAIIASNDQMALAVLDVAAARGIDVPNALSLISFDNSPVVRFATPQLTAIDQPIAATFAKAVELLITGGIDPEPQDPVIVAGELIERSSTAPPGSNDSH
- a CDS encoding glycoside hydrolase family 16 protein — encoded protein: MRISYCFALLVATLSIHPLRAETGGADKPAWELVWSDEFNGTELDRKKWKPEKSCWGGGNNERQCYTDRTKNIRVSGGLLYLTALEERFTGPDRPPEIASMPNPNKTQPFTSGKIRTRKLASWTYGKFEFRAKVPKGQGTWPAVWMMPADDHYGGWPLSGEIDILEAVNLGATCDECKGNVGENRTLSAIHFGDKAPKNEHVHQRVALPDQALPSDDFHIWTLEWAKGLMRFYLDNKLYWEVTPDQWNTASPRAKSNPVAPFDKAFYIMANLAIGGKLSEENNDKGIIMNSVPAEFMIDWIRVYQCKDDRESGLACIKGAKGGE